TTATTGGGTACCTTTTGCGACATGTTTACAAAAAATATGGCACAGCTTATTGAGTAAAAAAACATACCTGTGTAAGCCCAGTATCTAGATGTATTTACAGTTCCGTTTAATGCCTTTGCTCCAAATAAGTTACTGAAAAAGTTATTTGCCCAATCGAAGCCAATGGAATTTTTGTCTTGGAAGGTGCCTCCCGGATAAACAGCTATTGCTACAAGCATAAAGAGTAGCGAGATGCTGATGCCTATTAAAACTGCGTACTTTTTTAGTATCCCCATTTTAATATACAAGATTTCTAAACGATATATGGTTGTGCTTTTCCATGCTTACCCATTTTTTTATTGTTTGCTCAAAATCTAAGAAAAACTTATTTGTGTCTTTTTCAAAATTGCTTGGGTTTTTGTTGCTTGCTTGCAAGCGTTGCAACTTCTTGTATGCGTTTTTCCCTTGTTTCTGCTCGTTTGGCAAGTACAATCCATTGCAGCAATGCCTTTTTGGTAGATTTACTTAAGCTCAAAAAAAAGTTCATGGCATTTGCATGTGCCGTTAGTGCTTCTTTTAGGTCTGCTGGTATTTCTAATGCTTCAACGCTGTCTAAAATACACCATGAGCCATTTTGTTTTGCAATTTGAATGCACGCTAGACCTGCATGAGTCATAAGTCCTTTTTCAATAAGGATAGATACTTTCTGCTTGTTTATTTTAGACCAAGTGCTGTTGGGTTTTCGCTTGCTAAAAAATTGGATGGTTCTTTCTTCATCCAGTGTTTTCTTTATACTGTCAATCCAACCAAAGCATAAGGCTTCATCTACGGCATCGCTCCAAGTTACGCTAGGTTTGTTGGTACTTTGTTTATACATAATGAGCCAAACGGCATCTTTATGAACATGGTTTTTTGCCAACCAATTTCTCCACTGCTCTTTAGTTTTGGGGTAATAGTGTTCTATTTCGCTGATAGACATTTTTATTTCATTACAGCAATGATAATACTAACAATTAAAATTCCGGTTAGGTGATATGCGCCACTAATAACTCCATAATAAATTGGACGTGGCATATTGGGGTTTATAGCAATATTTATAGTGTTTGCCACCAAGAATCCAATGCCAATAACCAATGCAAATTCAATGGCAGAACTGATAGAAGAAATGTTTAGTGCATACATCAATAATGCACTGGCAATTGTTATTACAAATGAACAAATGGCAGGGCCAATAATAAAAATAGGAGCAGGTTTTTTAGGTAGGCTGTTTTCCTTGCCAAGCGATATGGCATACTGCTTTTTGAAGAATAAAGT
The sequence above is drawn from the Chitinophagales bacterium genome and encodes:
- a CDS encoding YdeI/OmpD-associated family protein; the encoded protein is MSISEIEHYYPKTKEQWRNWLAKNHVHKDAVWLIMYKQSTNKPSVTWSDAVDEALCFGWIDSIKKTLDEERTIQFFSKRKPNSTWSKINKQKVSILIEKGLMTHAGLACIQIAKQNGSWCILDSVEALEIPADLKEALTAHANAMNFFLSLSKSTKKALLQWIVLAKRAETREKRIQEVATLASKQQKPKQF
- a CDS encoding DUF1761 domain-containing protein; protein product: MLNQLANLNWASALIAFIAYYMLGALWFTLFFKKQYAISLGKENSLPKKPAPIFIIGPAICSFVITIASALLMYALNISSISSAIEFALVIGIGFLVANTINIAINPNMPRPIYYGVISGAYHLTGILIVSIIIAVMK